In Spirosoma sp. KUDC1026, the sequence CGATACCGCCTACCAGCTCCGACAGGGGCATCTGATTGCTCTGGCCGACGAAACAGGCTGGTCGATTGCTGCCGACCCAACCAACGATTCGGCAGTTGATACCTTGCTCCCGCTTTTACCGACTGGTTTTTATCCAACCATCCTTATCCAGAACACCGATCAGCTTGGTATGTACGTAGCGCAGTTGCCCGACGTAGCATTTGATCTGGTCGAGTTTGCCGATAGTCCTCTGACGGTTGTGTACGATCAGGGGAAGAACGTTTCAGGGCGATTGTGGCCTACAAACACGGACAACCAGGCCGGTACCATTGCCGTCCGACGCAGCCTGAACGAGGAAGTGCAGCGACTGATTGGTGGTTTTGGCCGGGGATTACTTACGATACCCTTCGAAACATTGAACGTAGCGCAGCTTCCTAAAGATACCGTAGCTGGTTATTACGGCACCCTTCCTTCCAAGCTGGAGCGCCCGCGTATTATGGTTCTGAACGTTGACGGTGGGGTTCGGTTCATCAGAAAATAATTACCTGTCCAGACCTGCTGTCTCATCATGATGCGCAGTCGGCCTGGTACACAAGCGCATGAATTTCAGCGACATCTTACATAAAAACCCCATTTTTGGCCGGATCGCCCACGAGGCCGACACGCTGGGCGTCGACGCCTACGTTATTGGTGGCTTCGTTCGCGATCTCATTATGGGACGTCCTTCCAAAGATATTGACGTGGTCTGCATCGGGAGTGGCATTGCCCTGGCCGAAGCCGTGGGAAAAGCGCTGCACACCAACGTATCAGTTTTTCCTAGTTTTGGTACGGCCATGCTACGAACCTCCCCGGGCCAGGTCCAACCTGGCCAATCCTTTCCGAAGCGTGATTCCAGCTCTGAACAGGCTTGGGAAGTTGAGTTTGTTGGCGCCCGCAAGGAGTCATATCGCAGTGATTCGCGCAAGCCCATCGTTGAAGATGGTACGCTCGAAGACGACCAGAATCGGCGTGACTTCACGATCAACGCTATGGGTATCAGCCTCAACCAGCAGTCGGGTGTCGGTTTTGGCGAACTGCTCGACCCCTTCAACGGACTGGCCGACATCAAGCGAAAAATCATTCGCACTCCGCTTGATCCGGACATTACGTTCTCCGACGATCCCTTACGAATGATGCGGGCCATCCGCTTTGCCGCGCAGCTTAATTTCGACATTGAGCCTGATACGTTCGACGCCATTGTTCGCATGAACGAACGCATCAGCATCGTTTCGCGGGAACGAGTTACCGATGAGTTGAACAAAATTCTTCTGTCGCCTACACCTTCTTACGGCTTCAAACTTCTCTACCACGCTGGTTTGCTTGACCGCATATTCCCGGAACTCGTTGTGCTGAAAGGTGTTGAGACCATTGAGGGGAAGGGGCACAAAGACAATTTTTACCATACCCTGCAGGTGCTGGACAACGTAGCGAACCGGACGAACGCACCAGCTTCGCTGC encodes:
- a CDS encoding L-threonylcarbamoyladenylate synthase, encoding MTLSIRDTAYQLRQGHLIALADETGWSIAADPTNDSAVDTLLPLLPTGFYPTILIQNTDQLGMYVAQLPDVAFDLVEFADSPLTVVYDQGKNVSGRLWPTNTDNQAGTIAVRRSLNEEVQRLIGGFGRGLLTIPFETLNVAQLPKDTVAGYYGTLPSKLERPRIMVLNVDGGVRFIRK
- a CDS encoding CCA tRNA nucleotidyltransferase; translation: MNFSDILHKNPIFGRIAHEADTLGVDAYVIGGFVRDLIMGRPSKDIDVVCIGSGIALAEAVGKALHTNVSVFPSFGTAMLRTSPGQVQPGQSFPKRDSSSEQAWEVEFVGARKESYRSDSRKPIVEDGTLEDDQNRRDFTINAMGISLNQQSGVGFGELLDPFNGLADIKRKIIRTPLDPDITFSDDPLRMMRAIRFAAQLNFDIEPDTFDAIVRMNERISIVSRERVTDELNKILLSPTPSYGFKLLYHAGLLDRIFPELVVLKGVETIEGKGHKDNFYHTLQVLDNVANRTNAPASLRDNELWLRWAALLHDIAKPATKRFDQKAGWTFHGHEDLGARWTPGIFRTMKLPLNEHMRFVQKLVRLHLRPIALTKEQITDSALRRLLVDAGDDLDGLMALCRADITSKNYEKVQKHLRNFDKVERKLHDLEERDKLRNFQPVVTGELIMEAFNLTPSKEVGELKTVLREAILDGLVPNTLEGAFPMLIEEGKKRGLTVVKKLDEIQPIVTENQHTESNG